The Fundidesulfovibrio magnetotacticus genome has a window encoding:
- a CDS encoding SGNH/GDSL hydrolase family protein — MALTIVCALAFLCLHAAVLAGPLKRRMPRLRGAILSVLLVADSLLAGVLAMEVYFRAVHDQSDGFALTWAGKAWMARHWKPVNSLGYRDAEVTPPAPGQRSVAFLGDSFVAGHGVERPEDRFTDVAARALGPGWKVYNLARNGWDSVDEAKGLRAFPVAPEAVVLVYYLNDIFNAAAKADYPLTFSVNLPRGFTKTLTENSALFDFVYWRFARGGNLAGGASTFWDSLKGAYADPKVWGAHAAELADLAQAVRERGAKPLAVVFPMLQAVDASAPLTAKVAEQLTALGFETVDLAPVLRGRPVPGLVVNALDAHPSLALHREVGEMLAAKLKAVQEGHGDR; from the coding sequence ATGGCCCTGACCATCGTCTGCGCCCTCGCATTCCTTTGCCTGCACGCCGCCGTGCTGGCAGGCCCCCTGAAGCGGCGCATGCCCCGGCTGCGCGGGGCCATCCTCTCCGTGCTCCTGGTGGCCGACTCGCTCCTGGCGGGCGTGCTGGCCATGGAGGTCTATTTCCGCGCCGTGCACGACCAGTCCGACGGCTTCGCCCTCACCTGGGCGGGCAAGGCCTGGATGGCCAGGCACTGGAAGCCCGTCAACTCCCTGGGATACCGCGACGCCGAAGTAACGCCCCCCGCGCCCGGGCAGCGATCCGTGGCCTTCCTGGGCGACTCCTTCGTGGCCGGACACGGCGTGGAGCGCCCAGAGGACCGCTTCACCGACGTGGCCGCGCGCGCCCTGGGGCCTGGCTGGAAGGTCTACAACCTGGCCAGAAACGGCTGGGACTCCGTGGACGAGGCCAAGGGCCTGCGCGCCTTCCCCGTGGCCCCCGAAGCCGTGGTGCTGGTCTACTACCTCAACGACATCTTCAACGCCGCCGCCAAGGCGGACTATCCCCTCACCTTCTCCGTGAACCTTCCGCGCGGCTTCACCAAGACCCTCACCGAGAACTCCGCGCTCTTCGATTTCGTCTACTGGCGCTTCGCGCGCGGCGGCAACCTCGCGGGCGGGGCCAGCACCTTCTGGGATTCCCTCAAGGGGGCCTATGCCGATCCCAAGGTCTGGGGAGCGCACGCCGCCGAACTGGCCGACCTGGCCCAGGCCGTGCGCGAGCGCGGGGCAAAACCCCTGGCCGTGGTCTTCCCCATGCTCCAGGCCGTGGACGCGAGCGCGCCCCTCACGGCCAAGGTGGCCGAGCAACTCACGGCCCTTGGCTTCGAGACCGTGGACCTGGCCCCCGTGCTGCGCGGAAGGCCCGTCCCGGGGCTGGTGGTCAACGCCCTGGACGCCCACCCGAGCCTCGCCCTGCACCGCGAGGTGGGCGAGATGCTGGCGGCAAAGCTCAAGGCGGTCCAGGAGGGGCATGGCGACCGGTAA